One genomic window of Saccopteryx bilineata isolate mSacBil1 chromosome 4, mSacBil1_pri_phased_curated, whole genome shotgun sequence includes the following:
- the ZFAND2A gene encoding AN1-type zinc finger protein 2A — translation MEFPDLGKHCSEKTCKQLDFLPLKCDVCEQDFCKDHFTYAAHKCPFAFKKDVQVPVCPLCNTPIPVKRGEIPDVVVSEHIDRDCKYSPGKKEKIFTYRCSKEGCKKREMLPVACDQCHDNFCIRHRHPLDHRCMRGTSPAGVAGSSAARASESKPSSALDTMSSWLARRLRSRVKR, via the exons ATGGAGTTTCCTGATTTGGGGAAGCATTGTTCAGAAAAAACTTGCAAGCAGCTAG attttcttccaTTAAAATGTGATGTGTGTGAACAGGACTTCTGTAAAGATCATTTTACCTATGCCGCACATAAATGTCCCTTTGCGTTCAAGAAG GATGTTCAGGTTCCAGTATGCCCGCTTTGTAACACCCCAATCCCAGTGAAAAGGGGAGAGATACCAGATGTGGTGGTCAGTGAGCACATTGACAGAGACTGTAAATACTCtcctgggaagaaagagaag ATTTTCACGTACCGGTGCTCGAAAGAGGGctgcaagaagagagagatgctGCCGGTGGCTTGTGACCAGTGCCATGACAACTTCTGCATTCGGCACAGACACCCTCTGGACCACCGCTGCATGCGCGGGACCAGCCCTGCCGGAGTGGCCGG GTCTTCAGCTGCGAGAGCCTCTGAATCCAAACCATCCAGCGCTTTGGACACAATGTCTTCCTGGCTGGCGCGGCGACTCAG GTCGAGAGTCAAGAGATGA